GAAACGGGAGGTACTTGCGTACCCACCCCCCGACCCGATCGATCTTCGAGATGTTCGAGGGATCGAGATACCGTATCTCCAGCGTGTACGGCGGTTCCAGGCCCGTGTACGGCGGGATCTCCTCCACCCGATCCATCGCGGTAGCGACGCCGTCACGGATCTCCGCGCGGACCTCGTCCCGGTCGCGATGGCGGGCCGATTCGCGACCTCGCCCGTACTTCGTGACGACCGTCTCGATCTCGGGGACGAACTGGCGGGCCTCGAGGGTCGCCTTGTCGTCGCCGGCCAGGAACACGGTCGGAACGCCCTGCCGACCCGCGATCAGCGCTCGACAGGCGAACTCGCCGACGAACACCCCGTTGAGCTTGTAGTAATCGACCGAGAGCGAGGAGTAGGTGTGACACAGCGGCGCGTTCGGCGTGCCGGCCATCGCGTGCTGGCCGACGAACAGCACGGCGTCGCAGTCGTGCAGGTGGAAGTACGGGCGACCGCCGTCGAGGTATCGGCCGCCGACGAGGTCCGCCTCCCGGAGGCCGCCGCTGCCGTGGCCGTCCCAGACGTCGACCGCCGCGTCGGGTGCGACCGCTCGGACGCCCTCGATGGCCGCGTTCACCTCGCGGGCGAGGTGGTCCATCGCGGCGCGTTTCCGATCGGTCCGTCCCGTCCGTGTCTGGCGAAAGGAGTCGACCCCGACGGGCCCTTCGAGGTCCGTGATCACGAGTACGTGCACGCTGTGTGGGGTATCGGATCCTCGGTAATAAGGACCGCTAGCCGCTCGCGTCGGGGCTAGTGGGAATGGCCGGTCATCTCCGCGAACGAGGCACCGAAGCGCTCCTCGAACAGCGCCATCGTCTCCTCCTCGATCGTCTCGATCCCCTCGTCGGGGTCGCCCTGCGAGTGGTGGCTGATCGCGTGGACCTGCTGTGCACACGAGAGCACCGCGAGATCGCCGAGGGTCTCGGCGGGTGATTCGTCGCCGTCCGCGAGCAACTCCAGCAGCGGCGCCGGAACCGCTATCTCGTCCGTCGATCCGTCGTCGCCGTCGATCGTGAATGTAGTCGTGGTCACCACGATACGCCCTTGTTCGGGGAGGGGGAAAACGTCTGTCGGTCACCGCCCCTGTCGTCGGCGCCCCGGACGACGGTGCGGGTCGTCCGTCACGGTTCGGCCACCGTATTCCGTCGGTCGCGAGTCGTAGAGGGGTTCGTCCGACCCGTGTGGCGAAACGTCGACGATCGGTCCGACGGGGGGCCGTCCCCCGAGCGAGTTGTCGGAACACATAGGTGTGGTGACGTCCAACACATCCGGGATGAGTGGACCGACGACCGGCGTCCGCCGATGGGAGGCAATCGCATAGCGGGTACGCATGAGCGAGATCGAACACACCGAAACGACGCCGAGATACGTCGTCCCGTTCGACGACGAGCGCGCGACGGATCGCTCGCTCGTCGGGGGAAAGGGCGCGAACGTGGCGCGCCTCGTCGCAGCGGGACTGCCGGTCCCCCCGGGATTCTGCGTGACGACGCGCGTCTACGAGCGACTGATCGACGATCCCGCGATCCGGGAGCGAATCCACGACCTCTCGGCCATCGACCCGGCCGACACGACGGCCCTCGCGGACGCGGGGGCCGCCCTCCGGGCCCGAGTCGAGGGCGCCGAGATCCCCACGGAGGTGCGAGGGGCGATCGAGACCGCACTCGACGCGACGGCGAGCGGTTCCGAACGGGCGTACGCCGTCCGCTCCAGTGCGACGGCCGAGGACCGCCCCGAGGCGTCGTTCGCGGGCCAGCAGGAGACGTACCTCAACGTCCGCGGCGCGGACGAGGTCGTCGAGCGGGTGCGCGACTGCATGGCGAGCCTCTTTACCGACCGCGCGATCGCCTATCGCGCGAGGAACGGCGTCCCCCACGAGGACGTCGCGATCGGGGTCGTCGTCCAGCGGATGGTCTCGCCCGACGTCTCCGGAATCCTCTTTACGGCCGATCCGACGACGGGCAACCGCTTCGTCGCGTCGATCGACGCCGGTCGCGGACTCGGCGAGGCACTGGTCTCGGGCCTCGCCGCCGGCGACGAGGTTCGCGTCGACACGCGGACCGGCGAGATACTCGAGTACGAGGTCGGCGACCAGCGGGTCGCGGTCAGATCGCTGCCGGAGGGCGGGACCGAGACGATCGAACTCGCGCCGGCCGACCGCGCGGAACGGGTCCTCACCGACGAGCAGGTGCGTTCTCTCGTCGGGTTGGGGACACGGATCGAGGCCCTGTTCGGGTGCCCGCAGGACGTCGAGTGGTGTCTGGCCGACGGCGAGTTCTCCGTCGTGCAGGCCCGGCCGATCACGTCGCTGTTCCCCGTGCCGTCGCCCCCGCCGGCGGACGACCGCCTGCACGTCTACTACAGCATGGGCCACGCCCAGGCGTTCGGCGAGGCGATGCCCCCACTCGTGCGGGACGTCTGGCTGGCGTACATCCGGACCTCGATGGCGGAGTGGGGCCTCGCTCCCGACGCGAACTGGGCCACAGAGGCCGGCGGGCGGATCTACATCGACCTGACGCCGCTGTTGCGGGTCGGCCCGCTCCGGCGTCGCCTTCCGACCCAACTGGCCTCGATGAGCGAGGCGGTCGGGGCCGCCGTCGCGGACGTGCTGGAGCGGCGCGGCGAGGAGTTCGAACGCGAGCGGACGGCCGGCGAGACGCTCGCGACGGCGCTTCGGCTCACGAGGACCGTATCGACGGGCGCACGGATGGGCTTTCCGGTCACGTCGTCGATGGTCGACGGC
The DNA window shown above is from Halalkalicoccus sp. NIPERK01 and carries:
- a CDS encoding M55 family metallopeptidase gives rise to the protein MHVLVITDLEGPVGVDSFRQTRTGRTDRKRAAMDHLAREVNAAIEGVRAVAPDAAVDVWDGHGSGGLREADLVGGRYLDGGRPYFHLHDCDAVLFVGQHAMAGTPNAPLCHTYSSLSVDYYKLNGVFVGEFACRALIAGRQGVPTVFLAGDDKATLEARQFVPEIETVVTKYGRGRESARHRDRDEVRAEIRDGVATAMDRVEEIPPYTGLEPPYTLEIRYLDPSNISKIDRVGGWVRKYLPFLGPVLPIATGVTRVDSRTIRVRADTLLDPESGLYHRL
- a CDS encoding PEP/pyruvate-binding domain-containing protein is translated as MSEIEHTETTPRYVVPFDDERATDRSLVGGKGANVARLVAAGLPVPPGFCVTTRVYERLIDDPAIRERIHDLSAIDPADTTALADAGAALRARVEGAEIPTEVRGAIETALDATASGSERAYAVRSSATAEDRPEASFAGQQETYLNVRGADEVVERVRDCMASLFTDRAIAYRARNGVPHEDVAIGVVVQRMVSPDVSGILFTADPTTGNRFVASIDAGRGLGEALVSGLAAGDEVRVDTRTGEILEYEVGDQRVAVRSLPEGGTETIELAPADRAERVLTDEQVRSLVGLGTRIEALFGCPQDVEWCLADGEFSVVQARPITSLFPVPSPPPADDRLHVYYSMGHAQAFGEAMPPLVRDVWLAYIRTSMAEWGLAPDANWATEAGGRIYIDLTPLLRVGPLRRRLPTQLASMSEAVGAAVADVLERRGEEFERERTAGETLATALRLTRTVSTGARMGFPVTSSMVDGLLGAFVGAPNPPEYEEARWTAWGRTVAAEVRAPDTLDARVRAVFAFSAGTTDFPAIGPLYAALLAGGWLGWRFPDESDAVHGTEVPVGQSEPFDGSDDVNAVGRGFPHELVTRINLGLGDLADVARDHPAVVEALREGAPIEEIESVEGGTAFRSAFDAYLDEFGHRATGEIDVSRPRWREDPSGLLAAVRANLEHGERGEHREHLRRLEREAHAAAERLERRADRGFSGPVRRRIVRRVIRTYRGYIQTREYPKHGLAHAFSAWREVLLEAGATLVADGRLADADDVWFLRREELFAALEGAPLEVDVAARRAEFERHAAMDAPAVVTSEGEIPSGRTDPDVPDGVLVGTGVSGGVVEGIARVVRDPAEETIERGEILVAPSSDPGWTPLFLNAAGMVVEVGTRMSHGAIVAREYGLPAVVSVPGATRRIETGQRVRLDGTRGTIEIVDEG